CAGGATGATTTCAGTGCTGGGAGCAAAAGCACTATcccagagggaaaggaggaagaggacaaGACAAGAAGCTTGGAAATGTGGTGCACAACCTAAGCATTAAGAAGGCCTCACGTGTGGGCTTTGTTGACACTTGGGGGGCTCCTGGtgggtgcccagagctgcatctccttgGATCGCCCCTCTCATCGCAGATGCAAAAGCAGCCCCTGCAAACCATGTTCCTGTGCCGGGGGCTCCTTGCTAGAgctggggagatggagagggtgGGGGCGGCGCTGGAGACGGCGCAGCGCTCCCCGCggagacagctctgctgccgcCTAGTGCCTGCCGCCCCGCACTGCACCCCGCGGCTGTCCTCCGGGGGTCTGACCCGGGACGCGTTTTGCCCAGGCGAAGGGGAAGCTCCCGCCTCGCCGTCTGACCCCGCTGACACCATGCCCCCTCAAACCTGCTTTTCCCGCTGGGTGTTGTTTTCCAGGTGAGAGGAGGCTTCGCAACACAGGCAGATGGGGGCATTCCATCCCAGCGACATccaccagcagagcagaggcaccaGCTCCTtgaccccccacccccctcccccagacAGCCCAAAGAACTTACTCTTCAGGAAATTCAGCAATGATcccccccacagcccctgcagcagcattaCCCTTCTTTTGATGTTAGACCCTTGCTGGAGGCTCTTGCTTCCAGGCTGCCgggaggaggagatgaagaATAAGGAGCTGCTGTAGAGACCATGGCATGGTTTGGTTCAGTTCATGGTAGAACAAAACGTCTTAAGTTAGAAAGTGACAGCCTGCAGCCATACAGGTTTCTGCAAAGCTCATGATGatggccaagtgccaggtcgtgcactttggacacaacaatccccagcagccctacaggctggggcaggagtggctggagagcagcctggcagaaaaggacctgggggtgtttgtggccagcagtgtgcccaggtggccaaggccaacagcaacctggtctgggtcagcaatggtgtgagcagcaggaggagggaggtgctcatgcccctgtactcagcactcatgagcccacacctcgagtcctgtgcccagttttggtcagcacagtacaggagggacactgaggtgctggagcagtgcagagaagggtgaggaggctggggagaggtctggcacacatggcctgtgaggagcagctgagggagctgggggtgttcagtctggaggaagctgagaggagaccttattgtcctctgcagctacctgaaaggaagttgcatgaggctggagctggtttcttctccccagtcactaatgataggacaagaggaaatggcctcaggttgcatcaggggaggtttaggttggctgttgggaggaagttctttcctgagtgggtggtcaggcactggcacaggctgctcagggaggtggtggagtcaccatccctggaggtgtttaagaggagagtggatgtggtgcttgaggctatggtctggtgctgaaggatgctgggatgcaggttggactggctgatcctggtggtcctttccaagcatagaagattcacagtgatgagatgttgtgctgaggattAGGGTTAGTCAAGGACATGTCCGTGTGAAACTCATGACTGGACACAAGGAGCTCGAAGGGCTTTCTCAATCTGAGGAATTCTgtgaccaaccaggttggaagagacctccaagatcatccagtccttcAGTACTTTGGGGACTACATGAGACAGTCCATGCAGAAAAGAATGGACTGCAGAGTGAAAGCTGTTGATTAGATGGATATGTTTGCCCTTTCTTGCCTTGGCATTTTGTTGGCACTCCCTAGAACAGACCAGAGTATATCAGTTCAGTGACCTCATGATTTCTCCCTagaaagcatagaatcacagaattattttgcttggaaaagacctttagaatcacagaatcactcaggttggaagagacctccaagctcatccagttcaacctagcacccagccctggccagtcaaccagaccatggcactaagtgccccagccaggcttggcttcaacacctccaggcatggtgacttcaccacctccctgggcagcccattccaatgccaatcactctctctgccaacaacttcctcctaacatccagcctagacctgtcctggcacaacttcacactgtgtccccttgttctgttgctggttgcctggcagtagagcccaaccccacctggccacagcctcccttccatGTGGTTgttagccagcaatgagctctgccctgagcctcctctgctgcaggctgcacacccccagctccctcagcctctcctcacagggtttgtgttccaggcctttcaggtACAACATGAAGTCCCCACCTAGGCTGCAAGCATCTGGTTCCAGAATGGTTTAGGACAGCAGAGAGATCTGGTACCACCTTGTCTGCCACAGCTTGTTGTGTCCCACCTGCAAGGGTTAATCTATTAACCCCTTCAGATTAGAGTCCTACTGCCTTTCCATTGATTGTACCAAGGAAGCAGATGATTTACTTCACCACCCCACACAGCCATTTCACTTTCTTTTTGTCAGGCATATGAAGAAGGTTATGACCATGCTGTCTCACCCAGGCTTTTACAAACACACTCTTACTACCACCAAATGTTCAATAACTTTGAAAGATTTTGGTGCTGGAACTCTTGTCCTGACATTTCTTCTTGCAGATATACCAAAATCCAGGACATCTGGAATTGATCAAGGCCCCTGAGGAGGCAGAGGCTTGCAGTTTCTGTCTCACAGCCACGCCGGAGCGCTGAAAGCACAACAGCACAGCAGGCATGAAGCTCAGTGCTTTGGTTTCATGTCCGTGGGCAGCACAAGACCACTTTATGCTAGTTTAAGGCTCACTGGAATATTCCAATAGGATAAATTAGATTGCTGGAATATTGCAGGcctacaggctcacaggatgtcagaggttggaagggacccaaggagatcatccagtccaatccccctgccagagcaggacaatcctatctaacacagagcacagaggtgtttggtttcttctcttttttcttcctcctaccAGGAGCAGTTATCCTCTTTCCTGAATAGAAAATATTTTCCATTATCCTCCTTATGCCAGAATCTCTCCCTGTGAACCACTCAGCCATAAATTAACAAACAGGCAGCATGCAGGAACTCAATTACAGGAACATCAGCGACTgttggctacagctacctgaagggaggctgtggccaggtggggttgggctctactgccaggcaaccagcaacagaacaaggggacacagtgtgaagttgtgccaggacaggtctaggctggatgttaggaggaagttgttggcagagagggtgattggcattggaatgggctgcccagggaggtggtggagttgctgtgcctggaggtattgaagcctggctggggcacttagtgccatggtctggttgactggctgggtgctaagttggattggatgagcttggagccctGAGGGGCTCTGCTTGTCCTTGgtctccacttggccatggagccattgacatcaactctttgggtgcagccatcaagccagttctgtatccatcAGTGccccacccatcaaacccatgtggcactggcttggagaccaggatgtgatgtgggacagtgccaaaggccttgctcaactccaggtcaatgccatcagttgctcgctcctcatctatgaatgttgtgacctgttcttagaaggccaccaggtttgtcaggcaggatttgcccttggtgcagccatgctgagtGTAGCTCATCTGCATTACTTTGCTAAAGCAAGCACTGCCATGGtacaccacccagcctgtgtgCACAAAAACGTCCtgaagaggagacagagaggtagaaaagcaggctggagtaggctggaaaagcaaagagactggagcaggctggtgcCAAACAGCTTTTACTAAAGCAGTGAGTGCACAGTGCTTCAAGCTCTGCTTGCCAAACTCTCCCCAGATGCCAAGTAAATGACTCAAGGAATGCGAAGAGGCAGCCAGGCTAGGTTCAGCTAGACTCAACCTGGCCGCCAAGATGGTTAACTTCCCAGAAAAGCCACGCTCTAAGAAAACTGGAACAGGCAGCAGAAACCTGCAGACATCTACACTACAGCTGTCTCCTCTCAGGGGAGTCCAATGACCATGGTTGTTAGTGGAGCTGTGATTACTTCACTGGCCAGAGGCAGCTTTTATTTTGGGAGTTCCTTCACAGGAAAAAGGCCAAGGCAATAATCAGTAGGTGGACATACTCATTTCACACAGAAGTTAAACTGTCCTGAAGAAGACAAAGCaggcacatccctggaggtgttgaagccaagcctggctggggcacttagtgccatggtctggttgattggccagggctgggtgctaggttgggctgaatgagcttggagctctcttccaacctgctcgattctatgattgatttcCTTACGTGAAAGGCAAAGAAGATTTAACTGatagaggaaaggggaaaaatccTGACCATGCCTTGAATTAGAGAAAATGGTGAATCTGATTTAAACTGCTCAGTAACTCTGCCCAAAACTCTGCCAGGGATGGAACAGGAAGGGACAGGGGAAATGGGGACTGCTGCATCAGAGACAAGGGGAAGGACATGggggaggttccatgtgaacccgagtaagaatttttttccctgtgagggtgacagagccctggaacaggctgcccagggaggctgtggagtctccctttctggagatattcaagaactgtctggatgtgctctggcaagggggctggaccagatgatcattcaaggtcccttccagcccctgacattctatgattcaatacaTAATGTATTAGAGCACTCATCCAGAGGGCTCTTAGTGAAGATCTTCTTTCCTGCTTTCACCTCTGTGAAAAACCCAACAGCTTTGGCAAGACTGCTCAGAAGAGTTTGGGGAACGAGCCAGAAATGCAGTGTATTAGGTAATTTGAGTATCAGACCTCGAAACTATGATTTGTCTTTCACATACATGCTCCCATCTTTGCCAGTGAAAAAGAGCACCAGGTAGAAATCAGATTCATTAAAGATTTCCAGTATCTTCATGAGTGTtcatgttagaatcatagaatcatggaatcagtcagggttggaagggaccacaaggagcagccagttccaaccccctgccatgcccagggacaccccaccctagagcaggctgcccacagcctaagccagcctggcctcaaacacctccagccatggggcctcaaccacctccctgggcaacccactccagcctctcactactctcctgctcaacaacttcctcctcacagccactctcactctccccacctccagctttgctccactccccacagtcctggcactcccactagagcaggttgctcaaggcctcatccaacctggccttaaacacctccagggagggagcagccacaacctccctgggcaacctgtgccagtgtctcaccaccctcactgcaaacaacttcttcctaacatccagtttgaatctcccctctgccagttcaaacccattccccctcctcctgtcattaccagaccttgtcaatagtccctcccagccttcctgtagcccccttcagatcctggaaggccactctaaggtctccttgaatccttctcttctccagactgcagagctgcaggactgctgcagccctctcagcatccttatggccctcctctggactccagcagttccatgtccctcttgtgctgggggctccagaactgcacccaggactacaggtggggtctgaggagagcagagccaaggggtagaatcccctcccttgccctgtgcccacactgctcttgctgcagcccagcagagggttgtgtctgggctgcagtcacactgcaggctcGTGTTGAGCTCTGCATCACCGCAGTTACACCAGTGGGTATCACAGAATGCCACGTGGCACCATGACATAACTGAGTGGGTGGATccagggagaccagtggatgtggGTGTGCTTAtaccagtgtgtgtgtgtctttgtcCACGggctgggcaggccagacccACTTCAGAATCTACCCAGGCCTGGTTCCACTAGAAACATAAACACATTTTTACACTGGCTTCCTGACCCTTTGCTTTTTAATGTAAACACTTCCCATACCCTATTGTATTGTTCCAGGAAAAAAGAGGGTTTGTTTCCAGGGCAGAGGTACAAGCGAGTAAGTATCTGTCTGAGGGAAGAGAAGCTCCCTGGCTCGGCAGCAGTTTCTACTGGAAGCCCACCAGGCGCCTTACTTCTTGGTAGGTGGGGGCAGCCAGCTCCTTGGCTCTTGCCGCTCCGTCCGCCAAGACTTGCAGCAGGTGGGACCTGTCCTGCCGCAGCCTCTTGATCTCGCTCCTGATGGGCGCCAGTCTGTGGATGACAGCCTCTGCCACCAGCGCTTTGTAGCGCGCGGTGTCCAGCCCCAGCGCCTGGCGCAGCGCCTCGCCCACGCTCAGCCCCGCCACCGCCGCGTGGATGCACACCAGGTTGGACACCCCAGGGCGCCCGGCCGGGtcgaaggtcacctcggaggtGCAGTCAGTCACAGCCTTGCGGAACTTCAGCACGATCTCCTCAGGGCtgtctgctatggagacagtaGCTAACTTCTGTGGGTCTGACTTGGACATCTTCACCGTGGGGTCCCTGAGGGACTTGATTTTATTTGTGGTAccttgaaagagaaaaaggataGTTATGAGCACACAGAGACAACAGCTCCTGCAACAACTGCTCAGAGCACCTGGCAGCAGCAAGACGGCAATGCTCTCTGGTTTAGCCTTGCTTAAAAACAAGTTGTTACCACATCCTCTCCTTCAGCCCTTatgctctccctctccttctaagccagccttcttttctcatcAGCTAGATGAAAGCCTCATCCATTTTCCCCCTTCTGTGAGGCAGAACTTCTGCTGGGACATTTCCTAACACTTTTGGtggctgtttttttcctgaaaaaaatCTCCCCCTTTGTATTCCTGGCACCGGGGACAAGTTACTCAGAAAGCATGGACCAAACTTACTCAGAAAGCATGGCTGGTGACCTCCgtgtggcctgccagcagctgaagggggctccaaaaaagctggggagggacttttgaggctgtgagggagtggcagcagtggggggaatggagcaaagctggaggtggggagagtgagagtggctgtgaggaggaagttgttgagcaggagagcggtgagaggctggagtgggttgcccagggaggtggttgaggccccgtggctggacgtgtttgaggccaggctggctgaggctgtgtgcagcctgctctagggtagggtgtccctggccatggcagggggttggaattggctgatcctcgtggtcccttccaaccctgcctgattctatggttctatatacTTATGAACTTACAAAGATATCTTTTCATCAGGAAAGTGAAAAACTTGATGTTTTTTCTTGTCTGTTTGTGTTGTTGCTGGTTTTATTGTTTCAAACTGAGCTTTTTATGCCCTGTGAAAGATCTCATCTGCATCACAAGCTACACTCAAGCTCCTCATTACAGTACTTATTACTTCATTGTCCATCAGAAACTGCAAAGCCTGCAATACCTAACACTCTCAAACCTCCACTCTGGGTCCAACACTTTGGCTACTGAGGCTTGAAAACTGAGAAAGGTTTATTACTGCCTGCCCTCTCTAAGGTGAGAGCTCCCTGCCCTTCTGGGGGCGAAGGTCTCTGCCGTGCATTCCTCTACATTACTTACAACAAAGATGCAATGCTTCTTCCCTGCCCAATTCTCCACGTTTCTTAGCCAACATGCCATCTGCGCCATCTgactcctcctcacctcctggcCTATGACCCTTCCAGCTCAAAATGGCTGAGAAGATTTTCCTTATAAGTCTCATCGAGTCTCAGATCAAAACGGGTAAGTCTCAAGCTCTGTAAGAGACTCTGACTGAAATAAGCAAGTAGAGATATCAACCATACTTAAACATTTTGAttcagggtagggtgtccctgcccgtggcaggggagttggaactagatgatccttgtggtcccttggaactagatgatccttgtggttccttccaaccctgactgattctgtgattctgtgatttgtgacCAACAAACCTACGAGCTGTTCAGCATGCTCAATGTAAACATCTCCCAGGCAGACACTGGCAAATCCTGCTTGCTAAAGGTGTCACCTTGCTGCTTGCATGTCTCCTGAATTCGCAACGTGAGCCAGAGACTCTACTCTTCAAAGAGCCACCACGTGAAAAGTGAGGctgactggcagcagtggaacGCATCTGGGCCCCTGCACTAGAATACCAGACACCACACCCTGGGAATTTGCAAAGCCTTATGGCTAGCTTGAGAGTTCAGTTTCACAGCTTCTAGCCCCTTCTTGTCAGTTTTTAATTTTCCACTCCCTTTGCATCAgttttgctgccttttcttGATACCTACAACTAATTCCATAATCACCCtcaagggggaagaaaaaaaaagcaaggcaaacccaacaaaccaaactccAAGAGCAGCTCACTTAAAATGGCTTTGGGCACAGGGAAGAATTCTCCATATTTCTTGTTGAAACGTTGTGCTATATCTTGGGCCagttccaggtgcaggacttgaTCTTCTCCAACGGGAACACGTGTCGACCTTTTAATAGAAGACAGACACAGCAAACTCAGCaaagctctctgctcctgctgaaatGCTACTCAAGCATGTCAAAGCATCTGCCACAACCCAGGGCCCAACTGAGGCAAGTTAGGGAGAGGTGCTGTGGGAAAAAAGTTCCAGAGTGACtctatagaaccacagaatggcctaggttggaagagacctcaaggatcatgcagctccaaccccccatcataggcagggacacctcccactagagcaggctgctcaaggcctcacccaacctggccttaaacacctccagggagggagcagccacaacctccctgggcaacctgtgccagcgtctcaccaccctcactgcaaacaacttcttcctaacatccagtctgaatctcccctctgccagttcaaacccattccccctcctgtcattaccagaccttgtcaatagtccctcccagccttcctgtagcccccttcagatcctggaaggccactctaaggtctccttgaatccttctcttctccagattgcagagccccaactctcgtagcctgtcctaatagcagagctgctgcagccctctgatcagacTTATCCCAGGACAAGTCTGGTTTTTGCACTGAAGTACATCTTCAAGGGCGAAAATAGCTCTCTGTGAAAATATGTATGGTAAAGACACTGCTATGAGCAAGTCCTTAAACTCAGGTCAAAGAAAGGTTTTCCTACTGTAACCTGCTGTCTCTTTAGAGATCACAAAGCACAAGTGCACCAACTAAGAGAGACCTGCAAGGCATAAAGGGCAGAACATTCCTGTTGTTGAGAAGTGAATTTATCCAGGGAAGGAAagaacagagcagctcctcctcatggGTCACCAACACACAGCTATCACGTGGGCCAGTGTCTCTATGGCCACAAGCGTTATCATGCATCGATTAGAACCGTGAGGATCAAGGGATCATTCCAGCTTCTGTACTGAACTCAGCAGCTTGGAGGCAGTTCTGGGAGAAAACACAGTCTGCACCAGAGGACTTGAGGGGGTGAAGAATCCATTCCTTCCCCTGGTGATTCTTTCCCACAGTTCATCATACTCACTAAAACATGTATGATCCTTTAGATGAGGCAGACCTGAAGTCTTGCCAGCTTTTGATtaccctcccttccccccatgCAGATTGGTTTTTTGCTAAGTCTTGTGGGGTATTCAGCTCTGAatcctggacaccttccagcgtAAGGAAGTTCACTATGCATCTTTCTCAGTTCCCAGAAAATTCTGGTTGAGTGGGGTGCTCCCTCCTTCCCATCAGGAGTTACTGGGCTGACAGCCAGGAATCTATTTGTCCACCTCTATCCCCTACCAAACAGCCATCGAGGCAACCTAAAAACAGTACAGTAGCCAACAGGGAAGAATAGTGGCCTACAGcttacagaaagaaaaccagTTACCAGAGCCAATATACTTTAAGCAAGTCAAAAAGAAATGGTTCCATATGCCAGAATGGTTCCACATTCACAAAGGTTGCCACTAAACTGAAAACACATTGTCTTCAGAAATGCCTCTGCATGATCCTTTGCCttttctcttgctttggccttttcttctttttaatattTCTCTCCTGCTTCTGTTTTTATTCCTTTCTGTCCTATAGTCACCTTCTGTtcattctcctttctctttgatCATTGGTTCATCTGAGTTAGTAGttactttctccttctcctccagctcttttaatttttcttcatgACTGACATTCCCTTCTTGTGTTTCCACTGCTCCCTGATTATTGTTCTCTCTATTAAGTTTTCAcattaaaacatttcttcttaaAGAGATTATGTCAAATTTCTTcaaagagatgctgctgctcttttgaAATTCTtcttatgaatcatagaattacagaatcagccaggttggaagagagctccaagctcatccactccaaaatagcacccagccctgctcaatcaaccagaccatggcactaagtgccccagccaggcttggcttcaacacctccaggcacggccactccaccacctccctgggcagcccattccaatgccaatcactctctctgacaacaagttcctcctcacatccagcctagaccttccctggcacagcttgaggctgtgtccccttgttctgttgctgggtgcctggcagcagagcccaaccccacctggctacagcctcccttcaggtagctgcagacagcaatgagctctgccctgagcctcctcttctgcaggctgaactctgggctctgctggacaGCCTGCTGTTAATGTGCATGGTAGCAAACAAGCCACAGGCTTCACTAAGAATTACACAAGATTtagctctatgaggagaggctgagggagctgggggtgtggaagaacacaaacatagataacagatctgctctctggctttgggctgcactctctctctaacctgccatctgtgtaactaatccttctgcttcctaacccccctggctgattctccaaacttaccctgaatgtaaggcaaagtctggggtaaggtagaggggtgggaaggaggtggcagggagccCCTGttggagactctggtttctgggagggctgctgtgtttctgtatcactttttcacttgtctgtgtctgtctctagctgttcAGATTGTAAATGCCTGCTCgggcattgtgctaagctgtacacaGAAAGGTCTATTCTAATTTCcatcttggctgagtctagtctgggtgattttcttaagtgttggggggcagggaacacccaaaccatcacaagtatgGGTATACTATACACAGTCAGCTACATACAGTCATATATAGCATACTATACACAgtcaaaaaaaatcaagttttaGTATGTGTGTGAACATGTAATATGTATAACTAACCACCAAAGTGCTATAATTTCCTAGGGGTTATTCTGAAGGGATTAGCTTTTTCTATTTCCAGCATTGCCAGTTGCTTTCAAACCAATCTAGATTTCAACTGACCACTTGAGAGGTAAAAAACCCCTGTCACCCCTTTCCAACCTCCTGATCTAATCACATCCAGCTCCCCTAACCTAGTAAGTTAACATGTTGACCTGATGAGCATTCATTCTCATGCAGCTGAACAGACATTGCCCATAGGCTCACATTCTGCTTCTTACTTGTACAGCAAAATATCTGCTGCTTGAAGCACAGGGTAAGTCAACAGGCCTGCAGTTCCTTCGTTATTCTGGCTGGCACGCTTCATCTGTGGGCAAAAGTAAAACAGAGAGCATTCAAACTTTTGGCCAACACTACCAAAGTCTGAGATTTTCATTCATTAATTAGAATTCTGACTAATCTGAGTATCTTACTGTGTTCTAgatgttctggagcccccattacaggagggacgtggagatgctggagcatgtccagagaagtgccacgaggatgctgagagggctgcagcagctctgctgtgagtacagatggaaagagttggggctgtgcaggctgcagaagagaaggctcccaggtggttccatgatcatggaatcagtcagggttggacaggaccacaaggagcagccagttccaaccctcctgccatggccagggacaccctaccctagagcaggctgcacacagcctcagccagcctggcctcaaacacctccagccagggggcctcaaccacctccctgggcaacccactccagcctctcaccactctcctgctcaacaacttcctcctcacagccactctcactctccccacctccagctttgctccattccccccactgctgccactccctcacagcctcaaaagtccctccccagcttttttggagcccccttcagctgctggcaggccacaagaaggtcacctgggagcctcctctgctccagcctgcacagccccaactctttcagtctgtgctcacaggagagctgctgcagcctctgagcatagaatcatagaatcgagcaggttggaagagagctccaagctcatccagtccaacctagcacccagccctggccaatcaaccagaccatggcactaagtgcctcagccaggctttgcttgaactcctccagggatggtgactccagcacctctctgggcagatcactctccctgtgaagaactccctcctaacacccagcctcatggcccttctctggacatgctccagcatgtcaacATTTTAATAAGTACATTAAAAAGTCATTATTATCTGCATTTCACTGAATAGAGATCAAAATCTAGTGACCAGAGAGGGTAGCTGGGAGAGTCAGTGACAGCTAGGAGA
The window above is part of the Pogoniulus pusillus isolate bPogPus1 chromosome 5, bPogPus1.pri, whole genome shotgun sequence genome. Proteins encoded here:
- the WARS2 gene encoding tryptophan--tRNA ligase, mitochondrial isoform X1, whose translation is MATLSGLIRALHRGSLGQSTVVDRVFSGIQPTGTPHLGNYLGAIQNWVNLQEECSSVLYSIMDMHSITVPKEPAVLRQNVLDTAAAILACGIDPKKCLLFQQSLVSEHAELAWILGCLTNVPRLLRLPQWKMKRASQNNEGTAGLLTYPVLQAADILLYKSTRVPVGEDQVLHLELAQDIAQRFNKKYGEFFPVPKAILSTTNKIKSLRDPTVKMSKSDPQKLATVSIADSPEEIVLKFRKAVTDCTSEVTFDPAGRPGVSNLVCIHAAVAGLSVGEALRQALGLDTARYKALVAEAVIHRLAPIRSEIKRLRQDRSHLLQVLADGAARAKELAAPTYQEVRRLVGFQ
- the WARS2 gene encoding tryptophan--tRNA ligase, mitochondrial isoform X2; the protein is MATLSGLIRALHRGSLGQSTVVDRVFSGIQPTGTPHLGNYLGAIQNWVNLQEECSSVLYSIMDMHSITVPKEPAVLRQNVLDTAAAILACGIDPKKCLLFQQSLMKRASQNNEGTAGLLTYPVLQAADILLYKSTRVPVGEDQVLHLELAQDIAQRFNKKYGEFFPVPKAILSTTNKIKSLRDPTVKMSKSDPQKLATVSIADSPEEIVLKFRKAVTDCTSEVTFDPAGRPGVSNLVCIHAAVAGLSVGEALRQALGLDTARYKALVAEAVIHRLAPIRSEIKRLRQDRSHLLQVLADGAARAKELAAPTYQEVRRLVGFQ